One genomic window of Actinoplanes lobatus includes the following:
- the hutI gene encoding imidazolonepropionase, translating into MSLLVTNIGELFTNDPGLGIVHDVAVVVEDDRIAWIGPVSSAPAADSALDADGAAVLPGFVDSHAHLVFAGDRAAEFGARMAGEAYTGGGIRTTVAATRAASDDELRRNARRLVGEALRQGTTTIEIKSGYGLSVADEQRSVRVAAEIVEETTFLGAHVVPAEYADRPGDYVDLVCGEMVEAVAPYAKWVDVFCERGAFDADQARAVLLAGAKHGLGLRLHANQLGPGPGVRLAVELGAASADHCTHLDDADVDALASSDTVATLLPGAEFSTRSPYPDGRRLLDAGVTVALATDCNPGSSYTSSMPFCIALAVREMRLTPSEAVAAATLGGATALRRTDLGRVSIGARADLIVLDAPSHLHLAYRPGVPLIRTVLHHGVPQ; encoded by the coding sequence ATGAGTCTCCTGGTCACCAACATCGGTGAGCTGTTCACCAACGATCCCGGGCTGGGGATCGTGCACGACGTCGCCGTCGTGGTGGAGGACGACCGGATCGCCTGGATCGGGCCGGTCTCGTCCGCGCCGGCCGCCGACTCGGCGCTGGACGCGGACGGCGCCGCCGTGCTGCCCGGCTTCGTGGACAGCCACGCGCACCTGGTCTTCGCGGGTGACCGGGCGGCCGAGTTCGGGGCGCGGATGGCCGGGGAGGCGTACACCGGCGGCGGCATCCGGACCACCGTCGCCGCCACCCGCGCCGCGTCCGACGACGAGCTGCGCCGCAATGCGCGGCGCCTGGTGGGCGAGGCGCTGCGGCAGGGCACCACCACGATCGAGATCAAATCGGGGTACGGCCTGAGCGTCGCCGACGAGCAGCGGTCCGTGCGGGTGGCCGCCGAGATCGTCGAGGAGACCACGTTCCTCGGGGCGCACGTGGTTCCGGCCGAGTACGCGGACCGCCCCGGCGACTATGTGGACCTGGTGTGCGGGGAGATGGTGGAGGCCGTCGCGCCGTACGCGAAATGGGTCGACGTGTTCTGTGAGCGCGGCGCCTTCGACGCCGATCAGGCCCGCGCCGTCCTGCTGGCCGGCGCGAAACACGGGCTGGGCCTGCGGCTGCACGCCAACCAGCTGGGCCCCGGGCCGGGTGTGCGCCTGGCCGTGGAGCTGGGGGCGGCCAGCGCCGACCACTGCACCCACCTCGACGACGCCGACGTGGACGCGCTCGCCTCCTCGGACACGGTGGCCACGCTGCTGCCGGGCGCCGAGTTCTCCACCCGGTCGCCCTACCCGGACGGGCGGCGGCTGCTGGACGCGGGCGTCACCGTCGCGCTGGCCACCGACTGCAATCCGGGGTCGTCGTACACGTCGTCGATGCCGTTCTGCATCGCTCTCGCCGTACGGGAGATGCGGTTGACACCGAGCGAAGCGGTCGCGGCGGCGACCCTGGGTGGCGCGACCGCCCTGCGCCGCACCGACCTGGGCCGGGTCTCGATCGGCGCCCGCGCCGACCTGATCGTCCTGGACGCGCCCTCGCACCTGCACCTGGCCTACCGGCCGGGTGTCCCCCTGATCCGAACCGTTCTGCACCACGGAGTGCCGCAATGA
- a CDS encoding allantoate amidohydrolase — protein sequence MSEFGKLWAEIAPVGRAAGGGYLRYALTAPELTLRDWFRGQAAQRDMTVTEDGNGNLFAWRAEPWAPGTVLTGSHFDSVPHGGGYDGPLGIVSAFLAVDELPRDRKVVVAAFAEEEGGRFGVPCLGSRLLTGAIAPEKAAALRDRDGVTFAEALGRQPAGADPRVRTLSAVVELHIEQGRALTVPVGVASAIWPHGRWRMDFTGVGDHAGTTLMADRRDPMQTFAFTVLVADREARLAGAHATMGRVQVEPNATNAIPSLVRGWLDARAADTGTLDQLVGSVVREATERASRDGTGVEVTAESVTGEVAFDNALAVRLSDLLGGAPILPTGAGHDAGVLSAHVPTAMLFVRNPTGVSHSPAEHASDADCEAGVEALARVLEALT from the coding sequence ATGAGCGAGTTCGGGAAACTCTGGGCGGAGATCGCGCCGGTCGGGCGGGCGGCCGGCGGCGGCTATCTGAGGTACGCGCTGACCGCACCCGAGCTGACCCTGCGCGACTGGTTCCGCGGGCAGGCCGCCCAGCGGGACATGACGGTCACCGAGGACGGCAACGGCAACCTCTTCGCGTGGCGGGCCGAGCCGTGGGCGCCGGGGACCGTGCTGACCGGATCGCATTTCGACTCGGTGCCGCACGGTGGCGGCTACGACGGGCCGCTCGGGATCGTGAGCGCCTTCCTCGCCGTCGACGAGCTCCCGCGGGACCGGAAGGTGGTGGTCGCGGCGTTCGCCGAGGAGGAGGGTGGGCGCTTCGGCGTACCGTGTCTGGGGTCTCGTCTGCTGACCGGCGCGATCGCGCCGGAGAAGGCCGCCGCGCTGCGGGATCGCGACGGGGTCACCTTCGCGGAGGCGCTCGGGCGGCAGCCGGCCGGCGCCGATCCGCGCGTGCGGACCCTGTCGGCGGTCGTGGAGCTGCACATCGAGCAGGGGCGGGCGCTGACCGTCCCGGTCGGGGTGGCCAGCGCGATCTGGCCGCACGGCCGCTGGCGGATGGACTTCACCGGCGTCGGTGACCATGCCGGCACCACGTTGATGGCCGACCGGCGTGATCCGATGCAGACGTTCGCGTTCACCGTGCTGGTCGCCGACCGGGAGGCCCGGCTGGCCGGCGCGCACGCCACGATGGGCCGGGTGCAGGTCGAGCCGAACGCCACGAACGCCATCCCGTCGCTGGTGCGGGGCTGGCTGGACGCCCGGGCCGCGGACACCGGCACCCTCGATCAGCTGGTCGGGTCGGTGGTGCGGGAGGCGACCGAGCGGGCCAGCCGGGACGGCACCGGGGTGGAGGTGACCGCCGAGTCGGTGACCGGCGAGGTGGCCTTCGACAACGCTCTGGCCGTGCGGTTGAGTGACCTGCTGGGCGGCGCGCCGATCCTGCCGACCGGCGCCGGCCACGACGCCGGGGTGCTGTCCGCGCACGTGCCGACCGCCATGCTGTTCGTCCGCAACCCGACCGGGGTGTCGCACTCCCCCGCCGAGCACGCCTCCGACGCCGACTGCGAGGCGGGCGTCGAGGCGCTGGCCCGGGTGCTGGAGGCGCTGACGTGA
- the rdgB gene encoding RdgB/HAM1 family non-canonical purine NTP pyrophosphatase, whose amino-acid sequence MSARLLLATANKKKLVELQRILDAALGVAQIELVGLGDFPNYPDVPETGLTFGENALIKAREGAKRTGLATVADDSGLAVNALNGMPGVFSARWSGGHGDDQANLDLVLAQVSDLPDEHRGAAFVCAAALVLPNGREHLVEGRQTGRLLRSGRGDGGFGYDPIFVGDGQDRTNAELSPGEKDAISHRGKAFRELAKVIAKELPR is encoded by the coding sequence ATGAGCGCCCGGCTGCTGCTTGCGACCGCCAACAAGAAGAAGCTCGTCGAGTTGCAGCGCATCCTCGACGCGGCGCTCGGCGTGGCGCAGATCGAGCTGGTCGGTCTCGGCGACTTCCCGAACTACCCGGACGTGCCGGAGACCGGCCTGACGTTCGGGGAGAACGCGCTGATCAAGGCCCGGGAGGGCGCTAAGCGTACCGGCCTGGCGACCGTCGCCGACGACTCCGGCCTGGCGGTGAACGCGCTCAACGGCATGCCCGGCGTGTTCAGTGCCCGCTGGTCCGGCGGGCACGGCGACGACCAGGCCAACTTGGACCTGGTGCTGGCCCAGGTCAGCGACCTGCCGGACGAGCACCGGGGCGCCGCGTTCGTGTGCGCGGCCGCCCTGGTCCTGCCGAACGGGCGTGAGCACCTGGTCGAGGGCCGCCAGACCGGCCGGCTGCTGCGGTCCGGCCGCGGCGACGGCGGGTTCGGCTACGACCCGATCTTCGTGGGCGACGGCCAGGACCGGACCAACGCCGAGCTCAGCCCGGGCGAGAAGGACGCCATCAGCCACCGCGGGAAGGCCTTCCGCGAGCTGGCCAAGGTGATCGCCAAGGAACTGCCCCGCTAG
- a CDS encoding alpha/beta fold hydrolase → MIHRHSGLVFAEHTLAVPLVHGDPDGPRIEIFAREVREADPAAEGRPFLLFLQGGPGHRAPRELPVWLRRAARDYRVVLLDQRGTGRSTPLTRQTLAGIGDPAAHLARFRADAIVADAELLRRHLTGDRPWSVLGQSFGGFCAVTYLSFAPEGLREVVITGGLPGLTATADDVYRAAYPRVLAQNERYFARYPEDEAIARRVVDALREQDARLPGGDRLTPHRFQALGIGLGSAARFDQLHHLLEEAFAGPELSEVFLRRVDAVVSFAEDPLYAVLHEAIYGQGAATGWAAQRVRAEFGAFDLDRGGPVRFTGEMIYPWHFTEDPALAPLADAADRIAGKADWPALYDPARLAANEVPVAAAIYHDDMYVDRDMSLATAAAIGNLRPWVTNEYAHDGLGREERVLDRLLTMVRE, encoded by the coding sequence GTGATCCATCGTCATTCCGGGCTCGTCTTCGCCGAGCACACGCTGGCCGTACCCCTGGTTCACGGGGATCCGGACGGACCGCGCATCGAGATCTTCGCGCGGGAGGTGCGGGAGGCCGATCCGGCGGCCGAAGGCCGGCCGTTCCTGCTCTTCCTCCAGGGTGGTCCGGGACACCGGGCGCCCCGGGAACTGCCGGTGTGGCTGCGCCGGGCGGCCCGTGACTACCGGGTGGTGCTGCTCGACCAGCGCGGCACCGGGCGCAGCACGCCGCTCACCCGGCAGACGCTGGCGGGGATCGGCGACCCGGCCGCCCATCTCGCCCGGTTCCGGGCGGACGCCATCGTCGCCGACGCGGAACTGCTCCGGCGGCATCTGACCGGCGACCGGCCGTGGAGTGTGCTGGGGCAGAGCTTCGGCGGGTTCTGTGCGGTCACCTACCTGAGTTTCGCGCCGGAAGGGCTGCGCGAGGTGGTCATCACGGGTGGGCTGCCGGGGCTGACCGCGACCGCGGACGACGTGTACCGGGCCGCCTACCCGCGGGTGCTGGCGCAGAACGAGCGCTACTTCGCCCGCTATCCGGAGGACGAGGCGATCGCCCGCCGGGTGGTGGACGCGCTGCGGGAGCAGGACGCGCGGCTGCCGGGCGGGGACCGGCTCACCCCGCACCGGTTCCAGGCGCTCGGCATCGGCCTGGGTTCGGCGGCCCGTTTCGACCAACTGCACCACCTGCTGGAGGAGGCGTTCGCCGGGCCCGAGCTGTCCGAGGTGTTCCTGCGCCGGGTCGACGCCGTGGTCTCCTTCGCCGAGGATCCGCTCTACGCCGTGCTGCACGAGGCGATCTACGGGCAGGGCGCGGCGACCGGGTGGGCGGCCCAGCGCGTGCGGGCCGAGTTCGGCGCGTTCGACCTGGACCGGGGCGGGCCGGTGCGGTTCACCGGGGAGATGATCTATCCCTGGCACTTCACCGAGGATCCGGCCCTGGCGCCGCTCGCCGATGCCGCGGACCGGATCGCCGGAAAGGCCGACTGGCCGGCCCTCTACGACCCGGCGCGGCTGGCCGCCAACGAGGTTCCGGTGGCGGCCGCGATCTACCACGACGACATGTACGTGGACCGGGACATGTCGCTGGCCACCGCGGCCGCGATCGGGAACCTGCGACCGTGGGTCACCAACGAGTACGCCCACGACGGTCTGGGCCGGGAGGAACGCGTCCTGGACCGGCTCCTGACCATGGTCCGCGAATAG
- the rph gene encoding ribonuclease PH has product MARPDGRAADQLRPVTLSRRWSIHPEGSVLVEFGNTRVLCTASVTEGVPRWRKGSGLGWVTAEYAMLPRATNTRGDRESVKGKVGGRTQEISRLIGRSLRACIDLKALGENSIVLDCDVLQADGGTRTAAITGAYVALHDAVTWLAERKSLAGKIEKVLHTSIQAVSVGIIDGEARLDLMYDEDVTAEVDMNVVCTGGGDFVEVQGTGENGVFRRAQLDAMLDLGVLGCAELAAAQAKALAS; this is encoded by the coding sequence ATGGCGCGACCCGACGGCCGAGCGGCCGACCAGCTGCGGCCGGTGACCCTGTCCCGGCGATGGAGCATCCACCCCGAAGGTTCGGTGCTGGTGGAGTTCGGCAACACCCGGGTGCTGTGCACCGCGAGCGTCACCGAGGGGGTGCCGCGCTGGCGCAAGGGCTCCGGCCTCGGCTGGGTGACCGCGGAGTACGCGATGTTGCCCCGGGCCACGAACACCCGCGGCGACCGGGAGAGCGTCAAGGGCAAGGTGGGCGGGCGCACCCAGGAGATCTCCCGCCTGATCGGCCGCAGCCTGCGCGCCTGCATCGACCTGAAGGCACTGGGGGAGAACTCGATCGTTCTCGACTGCGACGTGCTCCAGGCCGACGGCGGCACCCGGACAGCGGCGATCACCGGGGCCTATGTGGCGTTGCACGACGCCGTCACCTGGCTGGCCGAGCGCAAGTCGCTGGCCGGGAAGATCGAGAAGGTGCTGCACACCTCCATCCAGGCGGTCAGCGTCGGCATCATCGACGGCGAGGCCCGGCTCGATCTGATGTACGACGAGGACGTGACCGCCGAGGTCGACATGAACGTGGTCTGCACCGGCGGGGGCGACTTCGTCGAGGTGCAGGGGACGGGGGAGAACGGCGTGTTCCGCAGGGCCCAGCTGGACGCGATGCTCGACCTCGGTGTGCTCGGGTGTGCCGAGCTGGCCGCCGCGCAGGCTAAGGCGCTGGCCTCATGA
- a CDS encoding glycosyltransferase — translation MRIVRLANFVTVHTGGLRTALRQLGRGYQAAGHEAVLVIPGRRYSDKMTKQGRVITLPSAPLPRTGGYRVLAGRRELVKLLDSLEPDRIEVSDRTTLRWTGNWARQRGVRSMMVSHESLAGLLGVWGMPKRDALADRFNRRTAEAFDTIVCTTSFAAAEFRRLDVPNLVEVPLGVDLKLFHPSKMDVAVRSRYARPDELLMVYCSRLSAAKRPELAVDTVAALRNGKVPAVLVMAGDGTRRTALAYRAARLPVRFAGHISDRSAVAALLASADVALSPGPVETFGLAALEAMACGTPVVVNEQSALPEVVGDGGIAAAGTAEAFADAVSRLMERPRVERRGAAREQAEQYGWPEAVAGFLQAHEAVPAPAAAPALIRPAVPSRPYLPSPRRTTPAREAGADEAGAARYA, via the coding sequence ATGCGTATCGTTCGCCTGGCCAACTTCGTCACGGTTCACACCGGTGGCCTGCGTACGGCACTGCGCCAGCTCGGCCGCGGCTACCAGGCCGCCGGTCACGAGGCGGTCCTCGTCATCCCCGGCCGCCGCTACTCCGACAAGATGACCAAGCAGGGCCGCGTCATCACGCTGCCCAGCGCCCCGCTGCCCCGCACCGGCGGCTACCGGGTCCTCGCCGGCCGCCGTGAGCTGGTCAAACTGCTGGACAGCCTGGAGCCGGACCGGATCGAGGTCTCCGACCGCACCACCCTGCGCTGGACCGGCAACTGGGCCCGGCAGCGCGGCGTCCGGTCGATGATGGTGTCCCACGAGAGCCTGGCCGGCCTGCTCGGCGTCTGGGGCATGCCGAAACGGGACGCCCTTGCCGACCGGTTCAACCGGCGCACCGCCGAGGCGTTCGACACGATCGTCTGCACCACCTCGTTCGCCGCCGCCGAGTTCCGCCGGCTGGACGTGCCGAACCTGGTGGAGGTGCCGCTCGGGGTCGACCTCAAACTGTTCCACCCGAGCAAGATGGACGTCGCGGTGCGGTCCCGCTACGCCCGGCCGGACGAGCTGCTGATGGTCTACTGCAGCCGGCTGTCCGCGGCGAAACGGCCCGAGCTGGCCGTCGACACGGTGGCCGCGCTGCGCAACGGCAAGGTGCCGGCGGTGCTGGTGATGGCCGGCGACGGGACCCGGCGGACCGCTCTGGCGTACCGGGCGGCCCGGCTGCCGGTCCGCTTCGCCGGGCACATCTCCGACCGTTCGGCCGTGGCCGCGCTGCTGGCCAGCGCCGACGTGGCGCTCTCACCCGGTCCGGTGGAGACGTTCGGCCTGGCGGCGCTGGAGGCGATGGCCTGTGGCACGCCGGTGGTGGTGAACGAGCAGAGTGCCCTTCCCGAGGTGGTCGGCGACGGCGGGATCGCGGCGGCCGGCACCGCCGAGGCGTTCGCCGACGCGGTCAGCCGGCTCATGGAACGACCCCGGGTGGAGCGCCGGGGCGCCGCCCGTGAACAGGCCGAACAGTACGGCTGGCCGGAGGCGGTCGCCGGGTTCCTCCAGGCGCACGAGGCGGTGCCCGCGCCGGCGGCCGCGCCCGCGCTGATCAGGCCCGCGGTGCCGTCCCGGCCGTACCTCCCGTCGCCGCGGCGCACCACACCCGCCCGGGAGGCCGGGGCGGACGAAGCCGGTGCGGCCCGCTACGCATAG
- a CDS encoding formimidoylglutamate deiminase: MSVYHARYAWLGDRVAEDVRIEVVDGRFTAVTPGAPATGERLPGLVLPGLANAHSHAFHRVLRGRTHTGTGSFWTWREQMYAVAGALDPDGYLALARAVYAEMALAGITCVGEFHYLHHAPGGVRYDDPNAMGAALLQAAGEAGIRITLLDTLYLTSRVDGAPLEGVQERFGDGDAERWAERVGALTAAPHARIGAALHSVRAVPADQLAVLAGRTPLHVHLSEQRAENEQCRAVHGCTPTELLDRHGILGPGTTAVHATHLTDGDVKLLGGSGAGVCLCPTTERDLADGIGPARRLADAGVPLSLGSDSNAVIDPFEEIRGLEMNERLASESRGHFPAAELVAAAARHAALGWDDAGTITPGQRADLVAVNLDGVRTVGARPDQVIFAATAADVTHVISGGRRIVSEGRHTLVDVPRELAKVLVAT; the protein is encoded by the coding sequence GTGAGCGTCTACCACGCCAGGTACGCCTGGCTGGGTGACCGGGTGGCGGAGGACGTCCGGATCGAGGTGGTGGACGGCCGGTTCACCGCGGTCACCCCGGGCGCCCCGGCGACGGGCGAGCGCCTGCCCGGCCTGGTGCTGCCCGGTCTCGCCAACGCCCACTCGCACGCCTTCCACCGGGTGCTGCGCGGGCGTACCCACACCGGCACGGGCAGCTTCTGGACGTGGCGGGAGCAGATGTACGCGGTCGCCGGCGCCCTCGACCCGGACGGCTATCTGGCGCTGGCGCGGGCCGTCTACGCCGAGATGGCGCTGGCCGGGATCACCTGCGTGGGCGAGTTCCACTACCTGCACCACGCGCCCGGCGGGGTCCGCTACGACGATCCGAACGCGATGGGCGCGGCGCTGTTGCAGGCCGCCGGCGAGGCCGGGATCCGGATCACCCTGCTGGACACGCTCTACCTGACGTCGCGGGTCGACGGGGCGCCGTTGGAGGGCGTGCAGGAGCGGTTCGGTGACGGCGACGCGGAACGCTGGGCCGAGCGGGTGGGCGCGCTGACCGCCGCGCCGCACGCCCGGATCGGTGCGGCCCTCCATTCGGTACGCGCGGTGCCCGCCGACCAGCTGGCCGTGCTGGCCGGGCGGACACCCTTGCACGTGCACCTCTCCGAGCAGCGGGCCGAGAACGAGCAGTGCCGGGCCGTGCACGGCTGCACGCCGACCGAGCTGCTGGACCGGCACGGCATCCTCGGGCCGGGGACCACGGCGGTGCACGCCACCCACCTGACCGACGGCGACGTCAAGCTGCTCGGCGGCAGCGGCGCCGGGGTGTGCCTGTGCCCCACCACCGAACGCGACCTGGCCGACGGCATCGGCCCGGCCCGGCGGCTCGCCGACGCGGGTGTGCCGTTGAGCCTGGGCAGCGACAGCAACGCGGTGATCGACCCGTTCGAGGAGATCCGCGGGCTGGAGATGAACGAGCGGCTGGCCAGCGAGAGCCGCGGCCACTTCCCGGCCGCCGAACTGGTCGCGGCGGCGGCCCGGCACGCGGCCCTGGGCTGGGACGACGCCGGGACGATCACACCCGGGCAGCGCGCCGACCTGGTGGCGGTGAACCTGGACGGCGTCCGGACCGTCGGCGCCCGGCCCGATCAGGTGATCTTCGCGGCCACCGCGGCCGACGTCACCCACGTGATCTCCGGTGGGCGGCGGATCGTCTCCGAGGGCCGGCACACCCTGGTCGACGTGCCCCGCGAGCTGGCGAAGGTGCTGGTGGCGACATGA
- the hutH gene encoding histidine ammonia-lyase, whose translation MIVTVLSTGVSAADVVAVARTDARVEIAPAAVEAMAASRAIVDGIEASGRPVYGVSTGFGALASTSIDPSRRAELQHALIRSHAAGIGAPMPREVVRAMMLLRVRSLALGRSGVRPVLAQGLVDLLNHDITPWVPEHGSLGASGDLAPLAHCALVLLGEGWVVGKDGSRIAGAEALRAAGLQPLDLAAKEGLALINGTDGMLGMLLLAITDARHLFTMADVTAALAIEAMLGSERPFLPELHEIRPHPGQAASAANIHRLLQGSAIMDSHRDDLAHAVQDAYSIRCAPQVAGAARDTLDFALLVSSRELVSVVDNPVVLPDGRVESTGNFHGAPLGFAADFLAIAAAEVGAIAERRVDRLLDVTRSRDLPPFLSPDAGVNSGLMIAQYTAAGIVAENRRLASPASVDSLPTSGMQEDHVSMGWAAAKKLRTVLDNLTSLLAVELLSAVRGLQLRAPLTASPAGRAALAAVEPFAGAPGPDVFLAPVLEQTRAVVAGPALRTAIETTVGPLS comes from the coding sequence ATGATCGTCACTGTTCTTTCCACCGGTGTGTCCGCCGCCGACGTCGTCGCCGTGGCCCGCACCGACGCCCGCGTCGAGATCGCACCCGCCGCCGTCGAGGCGATGGCCGCGAGCCGGGCCATCGTCGACGGCATCGAGGCGTCCGGGCGGCCCGTCTACGGCGTGTCCACCGGATTCGGCGCGCTCGCCAGCACGTCGATCGACCCGTCCCGGCGGGCCGAGCTCCAGCACGCGCTGATCCGTTCGCACGCCGCCGGGATCGGCGCGCCGATGCCCCGCGAAGTGGTGCGGGCCATGATGCTGCTGCGGGTCCGGTCGCTGGCCCTGGGTCGTTCCGGGGTGCGGCCGGTGCTCGCCCAGGGCCTCGTGGACCTGCTCAACCACGACATCACGCCGTGGGTGCCGGAACACGGCTCGCTCGGCGCCTCCGGTGACCTGGCGCCGCTCGCGCACTGCGCGCTGGTGCTGCTCGGCGAGGGCTGGGTGGTCGGCAAGGACGGCTCCCGGATCGCCGGGGCGGAGGCACTGCGCGCCGCCGGGCTGCAACCGCTCGACCTGGCCGCGAAGGAGGGCCTCGCGCTGATCAACGGCACCGACGGCATGCTCGGCATGCTGCTGCTGGCGATCACCGACGCCCGGCACCTGTTCACCATGGCCGACGTGACGGCGGCGCTCGCCATCGAGGCGATGCTCGGCTCGGAACGGCCGTTCCTGCCGGAACTGCACGAGATCCGGCCGCACCCGGGGCAGGCCGCGTCGGCCGCGAACATCCACCGGCTGCTCCAGGGCTCGGCGATCATGGACTCGCACCGCGACGACCTGGCGCACGCCGTACAGGACGCCTACTCGATACGGTGCGCCCCGCAGGTGGCCGGGGCGGCCCGGGACACCCTCGACTTCGCGCTTTTGGTCAGCTCACGCGAGCTCGTGTCGGTGGTGGACAACCCGGTGGTGCTGCCGGACGGGCGGGTCGAGTCGACCGGCAACTTCCACGGGGCGCCGCTCGGGTTCGCCGCCGACTTCCTGGCCATCGCGGCCGCCGAGGTGGGCGCGATCGCCGAACGCCGGGTGGACCGGCTGCTCGACGTGACCCGCTCCCGCGACCTGCCGCCGTTCCTGTCGCCGGACGCGGGCGTCAACTCGGGCCTGATGATCGCCCAGTACACGGCGGCCGGGATCGTCGCCGAGAACCGCCGCCTCGCGTCGCCGGCCTCGGTGGACTCCCTGCCGACCAGCGGCATGCAGGAGGACCACGTGTCGATGGGCTGGGCGGCCGCCAAGAAGCTGCGGACCGTCCTGGACAACCTGACCAGCCTGCTCGCCGTGGAACTGCTCTCCGCCGTCCGCGGCCTGCAACTGCGCGCCCCGCTCACCGCCTCCCCGGCCGGGCGGGCCGCGCTGGCCGCCGTCGAGCCGTTCGCCGGCGCTCCCGGCCCGGACGTGTTCCTGGCCCCGGTCCTGGAACAGACCCGCGCCGTGGTCGCCGGCCCGGCCCTGCGCACCGCCATCGAGACGACGGTCGGCCCGCTCAGCTGA
- a CDS encoding MBL fold metallo-hydrolase, whose translation MRLTVLGCAGSFPGPESACSAYLVEADGFRLLIDFGSGALSALQRYSDMRRVDAILLTHLHCDHMLDACTYVVVRRYDPAGPLPAVPVYAPMGAAERIAAAYSTEGEPVDDVYTFYGLQPGTFPIGPLTITVDRVNHPIETYGVRVEHNGRVLTYSADTAPCEALLRLAAGADLFLCEASYQDGVVNPPDLHLTGGEAGEAATKADVGKLLLTHLVPAWASEASIVEAATAAYAGPVEVVRPGARYDL comes from the coding sequence ATGCGACTAACCGTTCTCGGTTGTGCCGGCAGTTTTCCCGGCCCCGAGTCGGCTTGTTCGGCCTATCTCGTGGAGGCCGACGGGTTCCGGCTTCTGATCGACTTCGGTTCCGGGGCGCTCTCCGCCCTCCAGCGGTACTCGGACATGCGGCGCGTCGACGCCATCCTCCTCACCCACCTGCACTGCGATCACATGCTCGATGCGTGCACCTATGTGGTGGTCCGCCGCTACGACCCGGCCGGGCCGCTGCCGGCCGTGCCGGTCTACGCCCCGATGGGCGCCGCCGAGCGGATCGCCGCCGCCTACAGCACCGAGGGCGAGCCGGTCGACGACGTCTACACCTTCTACGGCCTCCAGCCGGGGACGTTCCCGATCGGGCCGCTGACGATCACCGTCGACCGGGTCAATCACCCCATCGAGACGTACGGCGTCCGCGTCGAACACAACGGCCGGGTGCTGACCTACTCGGCGGACACCGCACCCTGCGAGGCGCTGCTGCGCCTGGCCGCCGGCGCCGACCTGTTCCTGTGCGAGGCCAGCTATCAGGACGGTGTGGTCAATCCGCCCGACCTGCACCTGACCGGTGGAGAGGCGGGCGAGGCGGCCACCAAGGCGGATGTCGGAAAGCTGCTGTTGACCCATCTCGTCCCGGCGTGGGCGAGTGAGGCATCTATTGTGGAAGCGGCCACCGCCGCCTATGCGGGGCCGGTCGAAGTCGTCCGTCCCGGTGCCAGATACGATCTCTAG